The following are from one region of the Coffea eugenioides isolate CCC68of chromosome 2, Ceug_1.0, whole genome shotgun sequence genome:
- the LOC113761946 gene encoding probable arabinosyltransferase ARAD1: MAGGGRQYPLKITTRSPIFIFTLAFLALFLLYFIFSSHSSQPPVPLTIHPAQNPTTFNLPKADYSFVVSLEKFLTTKSPPPSEPDDTDLQDVSNLDDSVWIAETRRLYDHPSPPPPLRVYVYQMPSRFTYDLLWLFRNTYRDTSNLTSNGSPVHRLIEQHSIDYWLWADLIAPQSERLLRNVVVRVHRQEEADLFYIPFFTTISFFLLEKQHCKALYREALKWVTDQPAWKRSEGRDHILPVHHPWSFKSVRRYMKNAIWLLPDMDSTGNWYKPGQVYLEKDLILPYVPNVDFCDSKCFSETQSKRTTLLFFRGRLKRNAGGKIRAKLVTELSSAEGVVIEEGTAGEGGKAAAQSGMRKSVYCLSPAGDTPSSARLFDAIVSGCIPVIVSDELELPFEGILDYRKIALLVSSADALQPGWLISFLRSISPSQVREFQSNLAKYSRHFLYSHPAQPLGAEDLAWRMIAGKLVNIKLHIRRSQRVVKDSRSLCTCECRRPNITMPSSLA, translated from the exons atggcCGGTGGCGGAAGACAGTACCCGCTCAAAATCACCACCAGATCTCCGATCTTCATATTCACTCTCGCTTTCCTTGCTTTATTCTTACTCTACTTCATCTTCTCCTCGCATTCTTCTCAGCCCCCCGTGCCCCTTACAATCCACCCCGCTCAGAACCCTACCACCTTCAACCTCCCAAAGGCCGATTACTCCTTCGTTGTCTCCCTCGAGAAATTCCTCACCACCAAGTCTCCCCCACCTTCCGAACCGGACGATACCGACCTTCAAGACGTTAGTAACCTAGACGATTCCGTATGGATCGCTGAGACTAGAAGGCTTTACGACCATCCTTCTCCTCCTCCGCCTCTCAGGGTCTATGTCTACCAAATGCCATCCCGATTCACTTACGATTTGCTCTGGCTCTTTCGCAATACTTACAGAGACACTTCCAACCTCACTTCTAACGGCAGTCCCGTGCACCGCTTGATCGAGCAG CATTCGATTGACTACTGGCTCTGGGCGGATTTGATTGCGCCACAGTCTGAGAGGCTGTTGAGGAATGTAGTAGTGAGGGTCCACAGGCAGGAGGAAGCCGACCTTTTCTACATTCCCTTCTTTACTACCATTAGCTTCTTCTTGTTGGAGAAACAGCATTGCAAAGCTCTCTATAGG GAAGCTTTGAAGTGGGTGACTGATCAGCCTGCATGGAAGCGCTCTGAGGGAAGAGATCACATTCTTCCAGTACACCATCCTTGGTCCTTTAAGTCTGTCCGCAGATATATGAAAAATGCTATTTGGCTGCTGCCAGATATGGACTCAACCGGGAACTG gtacAAGCCTGGACAAGTTTATCTTGAAAAAGATCTCATACTTCCTTATGTACCCAATGTTGATTTTTGTGACTCCAAATGCTTCTCTGAAACTCAGTCAAAAAGGACTACATTGCTGTTTTTTCGAGGGAGGCTTAAAAGAAATGCT GGTGGTAAGATACGTGCCAAACTTGTCACAGAACTCAGCAGTGCTGAAGGTGTAGTTATAGAGGAGGGAACAGCTGGAGAGGGTGGGAAAGCAGCAGCACAGAGCGGCATGCGAAA GTCTGTATATTGCTTGAGTCCTGCTGGTGATACTCCATCATCTGCTAGATTGTTTGATGCAATTGTCAGTGGGTGCATTCCTGTCATAGTTAGTGATGAACTGGAGCTTCCATTTGAAGGAATTCTTGATTACCGCAAG ATAGCTTTGCTCGTTTCCTCGGCCGATGCCTTGCAGCCAGGATGGCTTATAAGTTTTCTTAGAAGTATTAGCCCCTCTCAAGTTCGGGAGTTCCAAAGTAATTTAGCTAAG TACTCGAGGCACTTCTTATATTCCCATCCAGCTCAACCACTTGGCGCAGAAGACTTGGCTTGGAGAATG ATCGCGGGCAAGTTAGTGAATATCAAGCTTCATATCCGGAGATCCCAGCGTGTGGTGAAAGATTCTAGAAGTCTGTGTACTTGTGAATGCAGGCGTCCCAATATTACCATGCCAAGTTCCTTGGCTTGA
- the LOC113761797 gene encoding lysine-specific demethylase JMJ706-like: MSMMKQKKTVQKKTLKARHTLSSGTNPHNERLKQDRPSIVIPALTSTKPKRRLHSTRNSSSSLHLLQEAVLTKCSSGSQEEDELAGSFNPGWMDKIHHCPVYHPSTDEFDDPFVYLQKIAPEASKYGICKVVSPLISSIPAGVVLMKEKKGFKFTTQVQPLRLATWDNDDKISFHFRGRNYTLRNFESMANQEAARKYCVSGCLPSAYLEREFWNQMEKGKRGTVEYAINVDGSAFSRSSGDPLSGSKWNLKELPRLHWCTLRLLENAIPGVTDPMLYIGMLFSMFAWHVEDHYLYSINYHHCGAPKTWYGVPSNAALQFENVVQHCVYDRLLSVDGEDGAFNVLAEKTTLFPPKILLQHGVPVYKAVQMPGEFVITFPRAYHAGFSHGFNCGEAVNFAAADWYPFGAEASHRYARLRKMPVIPYEELLCKEAMLVSEYEIKENADLVPLRCLKISFACLLRLHQYARWSIKKSRPSVNIHPKSQGTIFCIICRRECYLGHLMCNCYTDPICLFHGSLISKCPCGSSCNLFIRDDIREMEDVAKMFEQEKGIHREVERQMRRWLLSVEDGR; this comes from the exons ATGTCAATGATGAAGCAGAAGAAGACGGTACAGAAGAAGACG TTGAAAGCCAGGCATACCTTATCTTCTGGGACCAATCCTCATAATGAAAGGCTTAAGCAAGACCGCCCCTCCATAGTTATCCCTGCACTTACCAGCACAAAGCCCAAAAGGAGACTCCACTCCACTCGCAATTCTTCTTCTTCACTGCATCTTCTTCAGGAAGCCGTTCTTACCAAATGTTCTTCAGGATCCCAAGAAGAAGATGAGTTGGCAGGGTCATTTAATCCCGGATGGATGGACAAAATCCATCACTGTCCTGTGTATCATCCATCAACGGATGAATTTGACGATCCATTTGTATACCTGCAGAAGATTGCCCCAGAAGCATCAAAATATG GAATTTGTAAGGTGGTTTCTCCCCTGATTTCATCTATCCCTGCTGGTGTGGTGCTGATGAAGGAGAAAAAAGGTTTCAAATTCACAACTCAAGTGCAACCTTTAAGGCTTGCAACATGGGATAATGATGACAAGATTAGTTTCCATTTCAGAGGAAG GAATTATACTCTTCGCAACTTTGAGAGCATGGCCAACCAGGAAGCGGCTCGAAAATATTGCGTTTCTGGATGTCTCCCTTCGGCATATTTGGAAAGGGAATTCTGGAAccaaatggaaaaaggaaagagaggaACTGTTGAGTATGCAATTAATGTTGATGGTAGTGCTTTCTCACGTTCTTCTGGTGATCCTCTTTCAGGAAGTAAATGGAACTTGAAG GAACTTCCGCGCCTGCATTGGTGCACATTGcgtttgctggaaaatgcaaTCCCG GGAGTAACGGATCCCATGCTGTACATAGGAATGCTCTTTAGCATGTTTGCATGGCACGTTGAGGATCATTATCTCTACAG CATTAATTACCATCATTGTGGGGCGCCTAAGACTTGGTACGGGGTTCCTAGTAATGCAGCACTTCAGTTTGAGAACGTCGTCCAGCATTGCGTATATGACCGTCTCCTGTCTGTAGATGGAGAGGATGGAGCTTTCAATGTTCTTGCAGAGAAAACAACCCTGTTTCCTCCCAAAATTTTGCTTCAGCATGGCGTCCCTGTTTACAAGGCTGTGCAAATGCCAGGGGAGTTTGTGATTACCTTTCCAAGAGCATATCACGCTGGATTTAGTCATG GCTTCAACTGTGGTGAGGCAGTAAATTTTGCAGCTGCTGATTGGTATCCTTTTGGAGCCGAAGCTAGCCATCGTTACGCCCGCCTTAGAAAAATGCCGGTTATTCCTTATGAAGAGCTGCTTTGCAAAGAAGCAATGCTAGTTTCGGAGTATGAAATTAAGGAGAATGCCGATTTGGTCCCTCTTCGTTGTTTGAAGATTTCATTTGCTTGCCTATTGAGATTGCATCAGTATGCCCGGTGGAGCATAAAGAAATCAAGACCATCAGTGAATATACATCCAAAGTCTCAGGGAACCATCTTCTGCATCATTTGCAGACGGGAATGTTATCTTGGACACCTGATGTGCAACTGTTATACTGATCCCATTTGCCTCTTCCATG GAAGCCTCATTTCTAAATGCCCATGTGGGAGCAGCTGTAATCTTTTCATTCGAGATGACATACGAGAAATGGAGGATGTGGCAAAAATGTTCGAGCAGGAGAAAGGAATCCACCGGGAGGTTGAGCGACAAATGAGACGTTGGTTGTTATCTGTGGAAGACGGAAGAtga
- the LOC113762084 gene encoding peptidyl-tRNA hydrolase 2, mitochondrial isoform X2: MIDMTWLSAFLLGAGCLAFGYLIGIRHSARLFRSTAALTDTGTPITYRKNNNQLKPAIEIEKLADILEDFKMVLVVRNDLKMGKGKIAAQCSHATLGLYKKILHRAPKALNRWEMCGQVKVVVKIESEDEMLVLQERAKALSLPTHVTVDAGRTQIAPNSRTVMSILGPADMVDDVTGGLKLL; the protein is encoded by the exons ATGATAGACATGACATGGCTCAGTGCCTTCTTACTTGGAGCTGGCTGTCTTGCTTTCGGCTACCTCATTGGCATCCGACATTCTGCTCGTCTATTTCGTTCCACTGCAGCCTTAACTGACACTGGTACACCTATCACTTACCGGAAAAACAACAACCAGCTCAAACCAGCCATCGAGATTGAAAAGCTAGCTGACATACTTGAAGATTTTAAAATG GTTCTGGTTGTCCGGAATGACTTAAAgatggggaaggggaaaattgCAGCTCAATGCAG TCATGCAACCTTGGGTCTCTACAAAAAGATCCTTCATCGGGCACCAAAAGCTTTGAACAG GTGGGAGATGTGTGGGCAGGTTAAAGTGGTTGTGAAAATTGAAAGTGAAGATGAGATGCTGGTTTTACAG GAAAGGGCAAAGGCACTCAGTTTACCAACGCACGTTACAGTTGATGCGGGTAGAACACAGATTGCACCAA ATTCGAGGACCGTGATGTCTATTTTGG GACCTGCTGACATGGTGGACGATGTTACTGGTGGATTAAAACTTTTGTAG
- the LOC113760981 gene encoding TOM1-like protein 1: MSDNLMDKVNALGERLKIGGSEVGQKISAGVSSMSFKMKEFFQGPNQADKVVEEATSENLDDPDWASNLEICDMINHDRVNSVELIRGIKKRIMLKIPRVQYLALVLLETVVKNCDKAFSEVAAERVLDEMVKLIDDPQTVVNNRNKALILIEAWGESSGELRYLPVFEETYKSLKSRGVRFPGRDNESLAPIFTPARSVSDSETNAALAQQLHHDVPAPTFSAEQTKEAFDVARNSVELLATVLSSSPQQDALKDDLTVTLVQQCRESQYTVQRIIERAGDNEALLFEALNVNDEIQKVLSKYDDMKKPLEVKPEPEPAMIPVAVEPDDSPRVGKEDALIRKPAGSRTGAQGGNNDEMMDDLDEMIFGKKPGGTSEGGHNAKKQQGPKDDLISF, translated from the exons atgagTGACAATTTGATGGATAAAGTCAACGCCCTTGGCGAGCGCTTGAAGATTGGAGGATCCGAGGTCGGCCAGAAGATCAGTGCCGGTGTGAGCTCTATGAGCTTCAAGATGAAGGAATTCTTCCAAGGCCCCAACCAAGCCGACAAGGTGGTCGAGGAAGCCACCTCTGAAAATCTAGACGACCCTGATTGGGCCTCTAATCTTGAAATTTGCGACATGATCAATCACGACAGGGTCAACAGCGTCGAGTTAATACGCGGCATTAAGAAACGAATCATGTTGAAGATCCCCAGGGTTCAGTACTTGGCTCTCGTCTTGCTCGAAACTGTGGTAAAAAATTGTGACAAGGCGTTCTCTGAGGTTGCTGCTGAGCGGGTCCTTGATGAGATGGTCAAGTTGATTGATGATCCCCAGACCGTTGTTAACAACCGCAACAAGGCTCTCATTCTCATTGAAGCATGGGGTGAATCTTCGGGCGAGCTCCGTTACTTGCCCGTTTTTGAAGAGACTTATAAG AGCCTAAAATCAAGAGGTGTAAGGTTCCCTGGTCGCGATAATGAGAGTTTAGCCCCAATATTTACTCCTGCAAGATCAGTTTCAGATTCGGAAACAAATGCTGCTCTCGCACAACAACTTCATCATGATGTTCCTGCACCAACCTTCTCGGCTGAACAAACAAAAGAAGCATTTGATGTTGCAAGAAACAGTGTCGAGCTTCTTGCCACTGTTTTATCGTCTTCACCACAGCAGGATGCTCTAAAG GATGATTTGACCGTGACACTGGTACAGCAGTGTAGGGAATCTCAATACACTGTGCAGCGAATCATTGAGAGAGCTGGGGATAATGAGGCGCTGCTCTTTGAAGCATTAAATGTGAATGATGAAATTCAAAAGGTCCTCTCCAAGTATGACGATATGAAGAAACCATTAGAAGTGAAGCCAGAGCCGGAACCTGCTATGATACCAGTGGCTGTTGAGCCGGATGATTCACCCCGTGTCGGAAAAGAAGATGCATTAATCAGAAAACCAGCAGGTTCCCGAACTGGTGCGCAGGGAGGGAACAATGATGAAATGATGGATGATCTCGATGAGATGATCTTTGGAAAGAAACCAGGTGGCACTTCTGAAGGAGGGCATAATGCAAAGAAGCAGCAAGGGCCGAAGGATGATCTCATCTCATTCTGA
- the LOC113761809 gene encoding FAS1 domain-containing protein SELMODRAFT_448915, with protein MNNNTTTTLLLGVVLLMTTPVSNSYANSIEVAMEEMQRANYFTFVMLLRMAPPDLMMILEGGNLTFFMPNDKTLSQDTNIVNLAAPPNHTTTPSSLAHFLLRHSIPSPLLFEYLQHFPAGSTVPTSEPDLVLRITNHGRRSFFLNNVRVSSPDICTRGSSIRCHGIDAVIQPNSVPPPPAAAADHDCRPIPNPKNNNNATSPPPALQPAPREGDGTSSAATSSGVADSRNSAPPSLPGLEKMFEFATKCVALLVLNLIVV; from the coding sequence ATGAACAACAACACGACGACGACTCTGTTGTTGGGGGTTGTTCTCCTGATGACGACTCCAGTGTCAAATTCCTACGCGAATAGCATTGAGGTTGCCATGGAAGAGATGCAGAGGGCAAACTACTTCACATTCGTGATGCTCCTCAGAATGGCCCCTCCAGACCTGATGATGATTCTGGAGGGTGGCAACCTCACCTTCTTCATGCCCAACGACAAGACGCTGTCCCAGGACACCAACATCGTAAATCTCGCGGCACCGCCCAATCACACCACCACCCCTTCTTCTCTCGCCCATTTCTTGCTCCGCCATTCCATTCCATCCCCGTTGCTCTTCGAATACCTCCAACATTTCCCCGCGGGCTCCACGGTCCCGACCTCCGAGCCCGACCTGGTGCTTAGGATCACCAACCACGGAAGGAGGAGCTTCTTTCTCAACAACGTCAGAGTCAGCAGCCCCGACATCTGCACTCGAGGATCCTCCATTAGATGCCACGGCATCGATGCAGTCATCCAACCTAATTCAGTGCCTCCTCCACCCGCTGCTGCTGCAGATCATGATTGCCGCCCAATTCCAAATCCtaagaataataataatgcaACAAGTCCTCCTCCCGCCCTGCAGCCCGCTCCACGGGAAGGCGATGGTACTAGTAGTGCTGCTACATCGTCAGGAGTAGCGGACTCTAGAAACAGCGCACCACCGTCCCTTCCTGGGCTTGAGAAGATGTTCGAATTTGCTACCAAGTGTGTGGCGCTGTTAGTGCTCAACTTAATTGTAGTCTAA
- the LOC113762937 gene encoding histone acetyltransferase MCC1 — protein sequence MLKLKGSHHPVISYRPIRPSDLEVLERIHCDLFPIRYETEFFHNVVHGRDIVSWGAVDRNRPNGHSDELIGFLTARIVMAKDSEVEDLLRFDSSKSDQTLVYILTLGVVDSYRNFGIASSLIREAIKYAANISNCRAVYLHVISYNNPAIHLYKKMSFQCVRRLHAFYFINGQHYDSYLFIYYVNGGRSPCSPLELVMLLVTYAKSGFKLAASRLWRNEDRKISKWAKCKESGSLLPTMQNKRILIADSRAGGGCQFV from the exons ATGCTAAAACTCAAAGGCTCCCACCATCCAGTAATATCTTACAGGCCTATTCGACCATCTGATTTGGAGGTCCTTGAGAGGATCCATTGTGATCTATTTCCTATCAG GTATGAGACCGAGTTCTTCCATAATGTCGTTCATGGCCGCGATATTGTTTCTTGGGGAGCTGTCGATCGTAATCGGCCCAATGGTCACAGTGATGAACTTATAGGATTTCTTACAGCGAGGATTGTTATGGCTAAAGACAGCGAG GTTGAAGATTTGCTCAGGTTTGACTCATCAAAATCAGACCAGACACTGGTTTATATCTTGACTCTGGGAGTGGTAGATTCTTACAGAAATTTTGGCATCG CCAGTTCCCTAATTCGTGAGGCTATCAAATATGCTGCTAACATCTCAAATTGCCGAGCAGTTTACCTACACGTCATTTCATATAACAACCCTGCCATCCATCTGTACAAGAAAATGTCCTTTCAGTGTGTAAGAAGGTTGCATGCTTTTTATTTCATCAACGGCCAGCATTATGACTCTTACTTGTTCATCTACTATGTCAATGGTGGTCGATCTCCTTGCTCGCCGCT AGAGCTTGTCATGCTTCTCGTGACTTATGCAAAGAGTGGATTTAAGTTGGCTGCCTCTAGGCTATGGAGGAATGAAGACAGAAAGATTTCAAAGTGGGCCAAATGTAAAGAATCAGGCAGCCTTCTGCCTACGATGCAGAATAAGAGAATCCTCATTGCAGACAGCAGAGCAGGAGGAGGATGTCAATTTGTTTAA
- the LOC113761788 gene encoding syntaxin-22 → MTIRGDQTKQDCSRALAGDVFRIKTALAAFQRLVYNLGTPKDTPHLRHKLHTSVLQIGQLLEDASAKLKQSTQTHPHAPDAASKKIFDEKLAKEIAYIHREFQKAQRLAAERESAYAPLTPHQIVSYSDSPSEPDMKSMRSKEHASLMIDARSQDVINMESEIVLNEAIIEERDQGIKEIQQQIGEVNEIFRDLAVLVREQGAMIDDIDTNIEGCRDAIDQGTSELTKASSKIQRSNSSTVSASSSSLLLFVTL, encoded by the exons ATGACGATACGTGGTGATCAGACGAAGCAAGACTGTAGTCGGGCGCTGGCCGGCGATGTCTTTCGAATCAAAACAGCCCTGGCTGCCTTTCAACGCCTCGTTTACAACCTTGGAACTCCTAAGGACACCCCTCACCTCCGCCACAAACt GCATACATCAGTGCTACAAATTGGGCAATTGCTCGAGGATGCTTCAGCCAAGCTTAAGCAATCTACCCAAACTCACCCTCATGCTCCAGACGCT GCCAGCAAGAAGATTTTTGATGAGAAGCTTGCGAAAGAGATTGCATACATTCATAGAGAGTTTCAAAAAGCCCAAAGGCTTGCAGCAGAGAGGGAATCAGCTTATGCTCCTTTGACTCCCCACCAAATTGTGTCATACAG TGATAGCCCCAGTGAACCGGATATGAAGTCGATGAGGAGTAAAGAGCATGCGTCTCTTATGATCGATGCAAGAAG TCAGGACGTGATTAATATGGAAAGCGAAATAGTACTGAATGAAGCCATAATAGAAGAAAGGGACCAAGGCATCAAAGAAATCCAGCAGCAGATTGGTGAGGTGAATGAGATATTCAGGGATTTAGCTGTTCTCGTACGTGAACAAGGAGCTATGATTG ATGATATCGATACAAATATTGAAGGCTGCCGAGATGCTATTGATCAAGGCACTTCAGAACTCACAAAAGCATCATCCAAGATCCAACGATCTAATTCCTCTACGGTGAGTGCCTCCTCCTCCTCGCTTTTGTTGTTTGTAACTTtgtag
- the LOC113760693 gene encoding inositol-tetrakisphosphate 1-kinase 1-like: protein MDCRPSPSAAAGAEEAGGEAPPPTTYRIGYALSPKKVESFIQPSLLNLAKQRHIHLLPIDLHKPLSHQGPFDCLLHKLSGPDWTQQLRHFSSLHPDVPIIDPPDAVLRLHDRLSMLQVVRDLHLPEPIDESDSSSSSSCSFGIPHQVLVPDSQHLREQGLPSPLEFPVIAKPLLADGTASSHQMSLVFNHQGLKQLEEEEEAPFVLQEFVNHGGVVFKVYVVGDYVQCVKRRSLPDILMDDDKPLGGLGASHHNLLTFSQISNLATAAAPAPSSSSFKNNDEQQLQEEEAAQMPPVSFLTRLAKALRNALDLHLFNFDVIRDGRFGNRYLVIDINYFPGYAKMPSYETVLTDFFLDLLRRKQQQ, encoded by the coding sequence ATGGATTGTCGTCCATCGCCTAGCGCCGCCGCAGGAGCAGAAGAAGCAGGAGGAGAAGCACCGCCACCAACAACATATCGCATAGGCTACGCGCTTTCACCAAAGAAAGTGGAAAGCTTCATCCAGCCCTCTCTCCTCAATCTCGCCAAACAACGCCACATCCATCTCCTTCCAATCGACCTCCACAAGCCCTTATCCCACCAAGGCCCTTTTGATTGCCTCCTTCACAAGTTATCCGGCCCCGACTGGACTCAACAGCTCCGCCACTTCTCTTCCCTCCACCCTGACGTCCCCATCATCGACCCTCCCGACGCCGTCCTCCGCCTCCACGATCGCCTTTCCATGCTTCAAGTCGTCCGCGACTTACACCTACCGGAACCAATCGACGAATCCgactcctcttcttcttcttcttgctcTTTCGGAATCCCTCACCAGGTATTGGTCCCAGATTCCCAACATCTCCGAGAACAGGGATTGCCTAGCCCCCTCGAGTTTCCGGTGATCGCGAAGCCCTTGCTTGCCGACGGGACCGCCAGCTCTCACCAGATGTCCTTGGTCTTCAATCACCAAGGATTGAAGCAAttagaggaggaggaggaggcgCCATTTGTACTGCAGGAGTTTGTGAACCACGGCGGCGTCGTCTTCAAAGTCTATGTTGTTGGGGACTACGTGCAATGTGTCAAACGGAGGTCCTTACCAGACATCCTCATGGACGACGACAAACCATTGGGAGGATTGGGCGCCTCCCACCACAATTTGTTGACCTTTTCCCAGATTTCAAATCTCGCCACCGCCGCCGCCCCTGCCCCTTCTTCTTCGTCTTTTAAGAATAATGATGAGCAGCAGCTGCAGGAGGAGGAGGCAGCCCAAATGCCTCCGGTGAGTTTCCTTACTCGCTTGGCCAAGGCCTTGAGGAATGCCTTGGACTTGCATCTCTTCAACTTCGACGTAATCAGGGACGGTCGGTTTGGGAATCGGTACCTTGTCATTGATATTAACTACTTTCCCGGTTATGCTAAGATGCCCTCGTACGAGACTGTCTTAACTGACTTTTTTCTGGATCTTCTGCGCCgcaaacaacaacaataa
- the LOC113761952 gene encoding uncharacterized protein LOC113761952, protein MEAGSMEGNLGVLGWSHLLLSRVYPSPPLWLGIRKGKAEEVEALTMLVIPTTPPLPRHHSFLFPNRSTSPTPTTTGGDSSNSRRWGCSCSATATAPKSPLHHRLFMYSSSNNNIQMMRLRPPPPPRRVPGGCCKRRRLVFSCMVTDPDCFQVGRLIGTYGFMNITSYSGLRSEGMLGSAPLQPEDSGIFGSFKVQDVGEGNFQIRLYQGRISQGPFRGTPVVFKVYPGQQVGGIEADMMAANELNAHAFLQSNQNDPCQNIQLLVGGFETKTGEQWLAFRNDGIYSAADYAKVSSQSMSKDPDHGDSRFWNPFDKDLTLRRRRYFVTKLFQGTMRGLAYMHDNDRLHQSLGPYSVVLNTMVEKEAAYLVPRLRDLAFAVDVRYPQLENDSGTLSEGLWRRASAAGAFTPMEKRAFGIADDIYEAGLLLAYLAFLPFCEAGTVDSLSLQRLLENTFQLDLEATREYCLADDRLLEGVRYLDLRDNAGWELLQAMLNRDFRKRPTAEAVLNHRFSSGSSL, encoded by the exons ATGGAGGCAGGGAGTATGGAGGGTAACTTAGGGGTGTTGGGGTGGTCCCACTTATTACTATCAAGAGTATAtccctcccctcccctctgGTTGGGTATCCGGAAAGGAAAGGCCGAGGAGGTGGAAGCTCTGACGATGCTGGTAATACCAACAACACCACCGCTACCACGCCACCATTCCTTCCTTTTTCCCAACAGAAGTACCTCTCCTACTCCTACTACTACTGGTGGTGATAGCAGCAATTCCAGGAGGTGGGGGTGCTCGTGCTCTGCTACTGCTACTGCTCCCAAGTCTCCTCTGCACCACCGCCTCTTCATGTacagcagcagcaacaacaaCATTCAGATGATGAGACTCagacctcctcctcctcctcgcCGTGTCCCTGGAGGCTGTTGCAAAAGAAGAAGACTAGTATTTTCATGTATGGTTACCGACCCAGATTGTTTCCAAGTAGGCCGGCTTATTGGTACCTATGGTTTCATGAATATCACCAG TTACTCAGGCTTGCGATCCGAAGGGATGCTGGGCAGTGCTCCCCTCCAGCCTGAAGATTCTGGAATATTTGGGTCTTTCAAAGTTCAGGATGTCGGTGAAGGCAACTTCCAGATTAG GCTTTATCAAGGCAGAATATCTCAAGGTCCCTTTCGAGGTACTCCCGTTGTTTTCAAG GTATATCCTGGGCAACAAGTTGGTGGCATTGAAGCTGATATGATGGCTGCAAACGAGCTAAATGCCCATGCTTTCCTTCAG AGCAATCAAAACGATCCTTGTCAAAATATCCAGCTACTTGTTGGAGGATTTGAGACAAAAACAGGGGAGCAG TGGCTGGCTTTCCGTAATGATGGTATATATAGTGCTGCAGACTATGCTAAAGTTTCAAGTCAGAGTATGTCGAAAGACCCTGATCACGGAGACAGTAGGTTTTGGAACCCTTTTGACAAAGACCTAACTCTAAGACGGAGGAGGTATTTTGTCACTAAGTTGTTCCAGGGTACCATGAGAGGCTTAGCATACATGCATGACAATGACAGACTACATCAGAGTCTTGGACCTTATTCAGTTGTTCTCAA TACAATGGTTGAGAAAGAGGCCGCTTACCTCGTTCCGAGGCTTCGGGATCTTGCCTTTGCAGTTGATGTAAG GTATCCCCAGCTAGAAAATGATTCTGGGACACTATCAGAAGGACTTTGGAGACGGGCATCAGCTGCAGGAGCTTTCACTCCTATGGAGAAAAGGGCCTTTGGAATAGCAGATGACAT ATATGAAGCCGGACTACTTTTGGCCTACCTAGCTTTCCTTCCATTTTGTGAAGCTGGAACAGTGGATAGCCTATCACTGCAG AGGCTTCTGGAGAACACTTTCCAGCTTGATCTTGAAGCTACAAGAGA ATACTGTTTAGCTGATGATCGATTGCTGGAAGGTGTCAGGTATCTGGATCTTAGGGATAATGCTGGTTGGGAATTACTGCAG GCAATGCTCAATCGTGACTTCCGGAAGAGGCCAACTGCAGAAGCGGTATTGAACCATCGATTCTCGTCTGGCTCTAGCCTCTGA
- the LOC113762084 gene encoding peptidyl-tRNA hydrolase 2, mitochondrial isoform X1, which translates to MIDMTWLSAFLLGAGCLAFGYLIGIRHSARLFRSTAALTDTGTPITYRKNNNQLKPAIEIEKLADILEDFKMVHLWSSLKICVSLLAFQQAPVLVVRNDLKMGKGKIAAQCSHATLGLYKKILHRAPKALNRWEMCGQVKVVVKIESEDEMLVLQERAKALSLPTHVTVDAGRTQIAPNSRTVMSILGPADMVDDVTGGLKLL; encoded by the exons ATGATAGACATGACATGGCTCAGTGCCTTCTTACTTGGAGCTGGCTGTCTTGCTTTCGGCTACCTCATTGGCATCCGACATTCTGCTCGTCTATTTCGTTCCACTGCAGCCTTAACTGACACTGGTACACCTATCACTTACCGGAAAAACAACAACCAGCTCAAACCAGCCATCGAGATTGAAAAGCTAGCTGACATACTTGAAGATTTTAAAATGGTCCATCTCTGGTCTTCTCTGAAGATTTGCGTGTCCTTACTTGCATTCCAGCAGGCCCCA GTTCTGGTTGTCCGGAATGACTTAAAgatggggaaggggaaaattgCAGCTCAATGCAG TCATGCAACCTTGGGTCTCTACAAAAAGATCCTTCATCGGGCACCAAAAGCTTTGAACAG GTGGGAGATGTGTGGGCAGGTTAAAGTGGTTGTGAAAATTGAAAGTGAAGATGAGATGCTGGTTTTACAG GAAAGGGCAAAGGCACTCAGTTTACCAACGCACGTTACAGTTGATGCGGGTAGAACACAGATTGCACCAA ATTCGAGGACCGTGATGTCTATTTTGG GACCTGCTGACATGGTGGACGATGTTACTGGTGGATTAAAACTTTTGTAG